The Bactrocera dorsalis isolate Fly_Bdor unplaced genomic scaffold, ASM2337382v1 BdCtg092, whole genome shotgun sequence genome segment CTGTTCGCAACATAAACGCAAGAGCCCATAATAGGCCGGCAGCATTGCGCGATTGTAGGCAACAATCTCCGAGTCGTCATGGTCCGCTCTGTGTTAATTACaatcatgaaattttcagatatAACCTTATGACTTGTGGCCGATTACTTACAGTATATAATTAAATGCAATATTTCGTGTTATTTCATGGCAATTTGCAACAATGAGCGCATTCTCCGGGCAATCGACAATCGAGTGATGCCAAAATGCGAGCAGCGCGTGCTTGTTGTGATGTGCGGGAACGCTAGGCTCCGACAGGCGCGGATGAAATAGATCCCACAGAGCGCGCATGTACGGCCCAATCTGTAATCGTGCAATTTGTGGTTGATATAATGTAAATGCCATGCTACTAAGTTCTAAATAACTGTATTATGATCAATATATAATTTACCATTAGTTTTTCAGTCTTTGAAACCATACAGTAACTAAGTAGGCTAAAGTAAGTTGTGAGCTTGGTAGTGCCGTGCACTCCGATGTCTGCATAAGCACGAGCGGGTCGCAGCAGGCGCAGTAACAGGTTGATGATGTTGTGCAGAATAATTTGAGCGTCGCTATTCAAATCGCTGCAACAAATAGAAACCACATTATATTTgattaatttatatgaaaatgcaCTGGCAGCTCACCGATAGACGTGTGCCGACAGTTTATGTAGAGAATGTGTGCGGAAATTCGCCCTGAAGGGTTGCGATGGCACCAGTGACACCAGCAAGTACGCAGCAgctatgaaattaataaataaaacgcaaattattttgtatatagaGACTAACAAGGGAGCAGCATGCATACCGTTGCGCACGCGTGAATTATTGTGTGCCAGCAAATACTGCTCCACCCAATTGTCAGCCGATTGCAGTATCCAAGCatgtgcaattttattttttggcgcTTGGAAAGCTAGCCAATCGAGCGCCGACTGCGGGCAGTACTCTGCGGCGTCCCAAACACGCTGCAAAACCAGCTGGGAGAAACAAGGCAGACCGGAGGGACCACCTTGGGTTTCGGTAAGTAGCGTCAGTAGCTTGAAAAATGGACCACAAAGTTCCGTGTGCTTGGTTACAGACGAGAAGAGCATGGTGATTATTTGATTCGCCAAACGATCGTCCCAACGGCATAGTGCATGTATAAGGTGCTTGGTCTGATGTGGATTAATATTATCCTTGATTTGTTGGTATAAGAACGGAAACCCCTATTGTAGAGGGAAAAGTTAAGTATTTGTATAACTACTTTGCATagcttgaaaataattaaaattacttgATCAACATTAGTTTCTAAAAGTTTATTGTTAAAAAGGTAATTTGCGTTATTTTCTTACTTTGCCGCCGGCTATCGCATTGTAGTCTTTCGTGGAAAGTCGCAACCGGAAGTCTTGTCCGCGCGAACGCTCCACCAAATTCGCCACCAACGCAATCATCTTGTCCAACGATGCCGGACGCGTTTTGTCCACGGACAAAGCCTCATCTGACGAATTATCATCGTTATCGGAGCCAACGTCGATCTGTAAACATATAGTAACAATTTTTGACAATAAATTCCGCATACTATAGAGCATTTcaatacagaaatatttcatgcATACAGTACTTACACAGTCCTGTGTCTTGTTGCCCAAGTAAAAGTCGGCCACGCTCTTTATCACATTGATGCGCAGCAAAAACACCGTCTCTTCATCGCCCATGCGTGAAAACTCAAAGAGCAGGCCAAAAAACTCGGACAAATGTCGCAAATGCGCTTTAGCACCGTGTTCCATAAGCAATATCAGGGAGCTAATGAAACGTGTTACGCATGAAGCGTTGCCCATCACCTCTTTGCCATCGTCATCGGTATCAGTTTTCAAATACAAATGCGCATGCGAAGATCTACAAATGAAGCAAGcagttattatatataaaagcctttaaaaatcaattaaactCTGCAGGGTTTACGTGCCTTAGCCTTTGTATGACATGTATAACGAGCCTTTGAAACATTTGGCGCACCATTTGATTTGGGCATTGTATGAGCACTTGCACGGGCCACCACGGTTCGATGGACATGTGTGTGAGGAACCATTCGCAGGCTTCTTGGCTGGCGTTAAATTGCTTTGTCAACAACTCAATCCAGGGCACCATTGTGGGCTACAACGAAGAAGCGACAGTTAAATTTGGGACAAATAAAGAAAGCATATCACAAACTACCTTCTCCTTGGCGTGTATGAATGTTTCTATGAAGAATGAAACGGACAACTTGGCTGCCATGCAAGTGACGTCGGTTTGCGCCAATAGCGTTTGTGGAATGTGACCGCATATTTGCCACATAAAGCtggaaaatttcattttttttacaattaaaaaatcaacagtgcaaattgtagtaaattttacttgaaatatGTGTGCTCGAATATGTTGCGATCCTGCAGGAACTGTCGGTTATCCTGCCATATCCAGTCCTCGagttctttatttaaaattgctaTCTGCATGCGCGTGTGTTTAACAGCAGCCTCCGATGTCGACTTTGTGCTTGCAGCCGTTGCAGCTGCGGCGGAGGTGGACGCTTGCGGCTCAATACTTGCCGCGTCAGAACTGCTCGTGTCCGGCTTTTCGCTCGGCGAGTTATTCAACTCAATGTTTGTCATTTTAGCGTTGCTCTTTTCATTCTCAGCTGTTTCCTTGTCATCTGATTTGTCGGTATCCGTCTTAACCGTTAATTCTTCATCATCTTTTAGTGCACTTGCTTTCTCAGTGGCCTCTGTTGTGCGCGAGCTCGCAGTTGGGGATGCCAATAGCTCAGAGTGTCGCTGTTTTAAGTGCTCTGGCAGACGTCTCTCGTAAAATAACATATAGGCCGAGTTGGTCTTCTCAAAACTAAAGTCCATATATTTCTCCGTTACCGAATCGTAAGTTTTGCTCTGCAAAATTCGATAAAGTCACCAGCGTAACAATAATGCCATTAGGAAATGGACTACTTCTACTTACTGTCATCTCGCCACCAAAGCATTCGGCCGCAATTTGCGAGGGATCAAACGGTTTCACCTCAGCATCGTTGAATAGGAACCAGCGATCATGTTGCAGCGCCGATTTGTTCCGTTCCTTAATAAAACTATAGTAATGACCACCATCTGCCGTGCCCGTGTGTACAGTTACACCAACTAGCTCATATCTACATATAAGGTCATAATAGTtgatttttcggcacagctttgCTTTATTCACTGATTACTTACTCAAGACACTCCTCAAAATCGTCTTCCGTAGCTTTGTTGGCATCTACAGCGCTCGCTTTCTTATTTTCCTGTTCTTGTTTGCGTTTTTCACGCTCCTCTGTAACACAACAACCAAATGTTAGAGAATTATAATATGTTTAGGGCAGAGAGATACGGAACTTACCCTTATATTGGTGCGGCATCAGCGTCTTCTCCACATAGTCGGTCATATTCAAGAGCATGGGAAAAGAGAAGTGTGTGTTTACCTTCTCCTTCAGCATTGTCACCATGTTGAAGGTGTATCGCATCGTGTTGAAGCACAAAATTTGTGGTAGCTTTTTGAAGCAAGCGCGTTTTTCAGCACGCACCTTCTTGCCGCACTGTGAGCATGTGTACATATTGTCGCCCTCGAGTGTGTCCTTGACGGTGACCTCATCCAGCGATTCCTGTAGGTTACGCATATCAGCAACCTGACAACGTACCGTGTAGAACTCCTCAGCTGTACGCGACACGTGTCCACAGTCGAGCGACACCACATTATTACTGAGGGTTCCGCAAAATAGACGCTTTACAAGATCTTTCAGCTCTGGGGTCATCTCTTCCAACTTGGAGACAAGATCTATAAAGAATTCCGCCATGTCCTTTTGTTCGCCCGTATTTAGCGGTTGATGATCCATCTGATAGACGCGACAGAAGGATCGCGGATTATATGCTTTACGTTCCGATTCAAGCAAATAGGCGAACATGCGTTGTAGCTCCAAAAGTGTTGGTCCATGCTTTTGTGCGCCCGTCGGCGgcacattcaaaatggccgcaCGTGCCTGTGGCATCATATACAGATGTTGTATACACGAGGCCATATAACAAGTGGCACCTAAATTCGTTAAACCCACGTAGCCGCACTCTGAACGACCTTCATCGCGTGGCCAATAGTCCCATGGATATGGAGCCTTAACGCCGGGGGTGTGCTGTGCTAAGAGCTTCGCATGCAAGAACACATAATTCTTGGGACAATTCTTACACAACTCCACCAATAAGTCATAAGCGGCAGCTCGCGATGTAGCCGATTTACACTTCGGCTTGTGTCGGTTCAACGGCGATGGCATGTCAAAGagaaactcaaaaattttatcaatgAACTGTAATGCCGAACCGCTGAACTTGAAGGTTGGATCGTATTTAACGAAATTCGACATTAAATTGATGAGTCCAACGAGGCCATCATCCTGAAGAAAcgcaaacaagaaaaatcgcattgttaaaaataaactaaggttctttaaatatagtttttcacttaaataatttaaaattagaattatGCGATTAAGATCTTGaaatatggcaaaaaaaaaaaacgattgttGTTAAGACCAAGGTTTACagtttgcaaaagaaaaaattctacCTGATAGCCATGTCGGGTTTCAAAGAAATCACGTGTCAGTATGCTTTGTGAAACAGACTGGCACAAGCGTTCAATATCTATAGCCTCTCCTTCGCTTTCGCCATCCAGTGAGCACTTCACCATATCCGGCGTCATGGTGTCCACAAGCCTTGCGAGTAGCCAAAAGTAGTCTCGACACGCCGGTCCATACGGCTCCTTACCCTCATCCGACAGTAAATACTGAGTGTGCTGCACATAAGACGTCATCTTCTCGGCAAGCGGTAAGAACGAGATTAGCTTACGCAATAATGGCGCTAAGAGCACTTGGTAGCTTTGCGCATTGCCCAAACAAATGCGATAGAGTCCAGCGCATATTTCACGCCTTACCGCCGGCTCGGGATCCTCCAGTATGAATTTTTGTACCCAATTACAATAATCGGACTGAGTCCAAAGTAGGCGACGAGCCTCTGCGGATGCATGAACAAAGCTCACCATTATATTCATTGTGAATTGTACGACCTGTGCGCGCCCCCAGAACCCAGTGCGCAAATGATGATATTGGTATGGATACTGATATTGATATTGTGTGGTCGGTATAAGCGCCGCGTAGTTCTGATAGGCCTCGTCGTTAAGTATAGACGCAAGTCGGCGCAGACACGAATCTACATTCATTAGTTCAAGCATAAAAGCATGTGGACGTGAAACTACCACATGCATATCTTCGGCCTGCACTTCCTCGAACCCCAAGAGCCAGAGCACGCGCAGTAGGCTAGCCAAACAATCGTGACGCCACTCGTTGAGCATTTCGCGAGGATGGGAGCTTTGCTGCAGCTGACCGGAAATGAAGATCTCATAAAGCAAACGCAAACCTCCGCAACGAACGAAAACCTCACTCCATTTCAAGTCATGAGCGGTACGTGCATTGCCCGCTGTTGTTACGCATGAGCCACCGCTTGTACTATTAGTGCCGGCGACAGCAGAGCCACTGCCGGCATCCACAGCGCTGATCGCGAGTCTACTCTCTTTTTCATCACTCAAGTTGGCATTGCTATCGCTACGTTTCAGCCGTTTATTGGGTCGTCCCGCCAATGGTTGATTGTTTTCTTTGTCATGATTTGGCACATCCTCATTGGCCACATCATCGCTGGCACTACCGCCTTCCTTTTGTACAGTGTTTTCGAAGTTTTCTTTGTGCGACAGAGATTCCAATGCTGTTCCGGCGCTACTGCCACTTCCACTACCACTGCCGCTGCCACTACCActgcagctgctgctgccgccacTGCTATTGCCACTGTTGTTGCGTTTGTTTTCGTCTTTTGCGTTTGAGTTTTCGTTGCTATTCCGACGGCGGCTCGAGCTACGTTTCGAAGTTCCGCTGCCGCTCTTACTACTACGTACGTATTGATCCATTGGTATCACATTGCCGTTAACACCACCGCCACCAAAGCCACAACATGTCGAATTATTGCCTGCTACACCTTTCTGTTGTAACACACTGTTCACCGTAAGACTCTCCACAATGTGCAATGAGTACatgaatttttgcaaattattggCATCGAGCAACTCGTTCAATTTCTGTTTGATTTCTTTGCGTTTATTTGCTTGCTCCTCTTCGCTGGTGAGCCGCTCGAACGCGTTCAAATCATTACTGAGTCCCTTAAATGCATCCAGTATTAGTGGATTCGTTGGCAGTATGGCCAGTATGTCCCACACGCGTCTCGATAGCAATTGGGCTTTGGTGTGCATTTGTAAATTGCTATTTTGCGGTTTCATATCGCCCAACGTCTGCATCAAACAGAAGAGCTTCTCAAAGTAGCGCGGCTGCAACAATAATACTGTTGGTAAACATTCTTTCGGCGGTGGGGGCTGCATAGAGGGGTGATCGAGATTCGTTTCTTTGCGTCGGGCACCTCGGCCACCGAGCGACACATACacgatcttaaattaaaagtgaaaacatTAGAGGTTAgcaatgtaattaaaaaaaaagtattttttaccaACCTGGTTGTCCTTGAAGCCTGCATCACCCAAACTGCGCTCATCATAATCAGAAGTCAATTCTTGGCCTTGCGTTATAATACGTAACGGACCGTCGCTCAGTAAAAGTCCTAAAACTGGCGCCGACACGCCGCTGCTGCTGGTGGTGACTTGTAGATTTTCCCACcttgaaaaaacaaattcaattctCAATTGCTGCACAAAAAAACACTGAAGCGGACCTACCATTTCGATATCTCAGCTTTCAGTTCGGCAATTAAATCGCACGCATGCATGTGTAAGACGGATTTTTCGGAGAGCCCAGCCGGTTGCAAGACGATTCGGATGGCCGGCCCAGCGGCCTCATTCTTCAGATTGCTATGCGAGCAGACACCTTTGCCCTCAATGGCCCAGCGTCGCAAATGGAATGCATACCGCCGACGGAATGTTTCCAAATGTGTATTGAGTAGCATCAAGCCACGCTGCACACACATCAATGCGTTCTCATCCTCATTGCTGCAAGGTAAAAACACTTCAATTTTTAACACGCGACACAAAATTGAGGTTATACAAACCTTTCCAATGTATTAGTCGCTTGCACCAAATTATCCATGCACTGGGATACAAACTCCTTTTCCAAGCGCAACTGCTGCCCCATGTAGTACATGTTGATGTATTGAATAGCGGCCAGAGACACTTCGGTGTTGTGTGCACGCAAGGCGATCTTCCACAGATGATACATACCAACAATGTTTGCGGATGTCGATGATATTGAGTCGGTTTGCTTCTCGTAATGAGCAATGGCCATTCGTGCCAAACTGCACAACTGTTGAAAGAGGCCTAGCGCCACCATGGAGAATTCTTCCGGTCGCAGTTCAGGTAgctttttcaaatacaaatgcTGTAGCGCATCAATACCCAGAGCATGCTGGTCACCGCCCTTCGCCTGACTCTGCAGCCACGAAAAATAACAGTCGGCACATTCGCTATCATGCGCCAGCCACTCCCACAATGCATCCACTTGCTCCAAAGTTAACCTAAAATGTGTGTTGATATAAAAATTACCGAATTGGTGGAATATACAATTATATTCGAGCGCTTTGAAATATCGCGGAGGTTTGACTATATAAACACGTTCCCAAGATTTCGATTAATTTACGTGctctatttaaatgtttttttaaagtgTCCGAGCGagctaaaaaaaacttaaaaaataaaatcagtacTGAAATTTTAGTCTCTTTGTGCTCAAACAGTTACGCTGTTACAAACTACCGTTATGCAAACAAAATTGTTAGACCTACACCAAAAGGCGTATTTGCGCTCGATAACATCtgataatttcaaatttatgaatcattcaaaacaaaaatattgaatgaaatttaatcTTCTTGAACTCACCGAAACGTTTTTGGCGATCCTAACGTTGAAAATATGGAAGACAAGAAATGCAGCCGCACAGACACTTGTGTCTTATGGGAATACATAATCGCTTCGGGCGGAGTTTCGCCACCACCGGTCCCCTTGTTTTGCTGTTCCGCATGACGTTTAGCATAAAATTTGATGTTATTAAAGAAATGATACATCATACGATGTTGCCGCTCGGCCCACATTGTCACATGATGTGTGTCGGCCGGGCGAAAGTGCTGAAACGAAGCGAAGAGCTTAGGCAACAAGCGCAGGCTCACGACAACGCTGCGATTGCTGGCCAGGTTCTGCAGGCAACCCTCTATGAATTTCGTACGCAATTGTCGGTCCATACTAAAGCATAGCAAAGTGGCCAGCGCCTTTTCAGCCTCAAGTGCTAGAGTTTCACCTAACTGAAActgtaagaaatataaaaaggaGGTATGTATTAAACTATTTCCCAAATTGGTTTCTTG includes the following:
- the LOC105225835 gene encoding ubiquitin carboxyl-terminal hydrolase puf, translated to MCDVCSDFLHLLESYEVRITSNDAKHSILLKSEIETAFGYIQAWPQRQCMCLYRDPKNFERFNLVVQSMICLAVHHLKHIERLIDDYKRLTACSLGQSTSAAAQAQANAQMAGAGTSDKGTNLTSNNNADKDSIDSSAEVPKRNIEDEDGDTDEKNERKKPKRDASSSPPCVSPSSRSVNSPIIPTSPPPPAPSMHLPQSNSNISLGGAAQNAELSNSYKSNLNSGSPSTSLSQITEEPWILPEVEKLFILVSKVFLLNFPLYIAYKHGTHARLDDISAEEAQHLAIFCDLHDNEIPVYLLRNITLFCNSGGFAAMMLCFEQPDLPVTTAQAITATVSNIKLWLNYSCIVQLFVPLRSRVLQYMCKLSDQNLRSAATRAMADFVWSAVRDPLDASVTFDVEGLALAFKYFTSTTLTMRLAGMAQINAHINLFNEICTTETVGEVEIVGQKIANWLTENQIIQHLFGPNLHVEVIKQAHVVLNFLAVENQITEEHIKLIWQATQLKHCSKTIFDILPALVKNLAPRPAMHLYSLLCRMDPKEHTEQSIYIASALTKLIWSRDNSRAQMTMMQDHLLAAHVTASSSDSGSMDGSNSDDDPGNGDDSSLASGTRKSPIDIENVGSDTGAPPPCKQARHRRHVCEASSEDKGSRSNVEDLINKKIDIKMQNHRIVNIIDNSSSEEDLQQAALDVQLHRKKSRKRRKNSNLPLTRLAHEIVEAIWDGGEDEDPSSDDADDADEADGEVLNDSDDCSDTGGQVVPSAVLKHLRGEGPYIRAIDETHISELLNGAEIDGYSSPMSNKSEKNMADFDDEDVSPCEEELSQLHALRVSHNCVPPAFAAAAMAAAHSSIQQQQHQQLQQQKSVDADSADLVTGANDSATNAAAVAAVAARVDTEIQQQVANVNAAAIAAALAAVMVRRTGDAGDGDMLSNSAKAISPQAQFAGRVLQSGVQQPQPSGVQAIPLSPQQTPPQTQQPSFKINDVCQPGNTLLWDLLQDDKIFQLGETLALEAEKALATLLCFSMDRQLRTKFIEGCLQNLASNRSVVVSLRLLPKLFASFQHFRPADTHHVTMWAERQHRMMYHFFNNIKFYAKRHAEQQNKGTGGGETPPEAIMYSHKTQVSVRLHFLSSIFSTLGSPKTFRLTLEQVDALWEWLAHDSECADCYFSWLQSQAKGGDQHALGIDALQHLYLKKLPELRPEEFSMVALGLFQQLCSLARMAIAHYEKQTDSISSTSANIVGMYHLWKIALRAHNTEVSLAAIQYINMYYMGQQLRLEKEFVSQCMDNLVQATNTLESNEDENALMCVQRGLMLLNTHLETFRRRYAFHLRRWAIEGKGVCSHSNLKNEAAGPAIRIVLQPAGLSEKSVLHMHACDLIAELKAEISKWWENLQVTTSSSGVSAPVLGLLLSDGPLRIITQGQELTSDYDERSLGDAGFKDNQIVYVSLGGRGARRKETNLDHPSMQPPPPKECLPTVLLLQPRYFEKLFCLMQTLGDMKPQNSNLQMHTKAQLLSRRVWDILAILPTNPLILDAFKGLSNDLNAFERLTSEEEQANKRKEIKQKLNELLDANNLQKFMYSLHIVESLTVNSVLQQKGVAGNNSTCCGFGGGGVNGNVIPMDQYVRSSKSGSGTSKRSSSRRRNSNENSNAKDENKRNNSGNSSGGSSSCSGSGSGSGSGSGSSAGTALESLSHKENFENTVQKEGGSASDDVANEDVPNHDKENNQPLAGRPNKRLKRSDSNANLSDEKESRLAISAVDAGSGSAVAGTNSTSGGSCVTTAGNARTAHDLKWSEVFVRCGGLRLLYEIFISGQLQQSSHPREMLNEWRHDCLASLLRVLWLLGFEEVQAEDMHVVVSRPHAFMLELMNVDSCLRRLASILNDEAYQNYAALIPTTQYQYQYPYQYHHLRTGFWGRAQVVQFTMNIMVSFVHASAEARRLLWTQSDYCNWVQKFILEDPEPAVRREICAGLYRICLGNAQSYQVLLAPLLRKLISFLPLAEKMTSYVQHTQYLLSDEGKEPYGPACRDYFWLLARLVDTMTPDMVKCSLDGESEGEAIDIERLCQSVSQSILTRDFFETRHGYQDDGLVGLINLMSNFVKYDPTFKFSGSALQFIDKIFEFLFDMPSPLNRHKPKCKSATSRAAAYDLLVELCKNCPKNYVFLHAKLLAQHTPGVKAPYPWDYWPRDEGRSECGYVGLTNLGATCYMASCIQHLYMMPQARAAILNVPPTGAQKHGPTLLELQRMFAYLLESERKAYNPRSFCRVYQMDHQPLNTGEQKDMAEFFIDLVSKLEEMTPELKDLVKRLFCGTLSNNVVSLDCGHVSRTAEEFYTVRCQVADMRNLQESLDEVTVKDTLEGDNMYTCSQCGKKVRAEKRACFKKLPQILCFNTMRYTFNMVTMLKEKVNTHFSFPMLLNMTDYVEKTLMPHQYKEEREKRKQEQENKKASAVDANKATEDDFEECLEYELVGVTVHTGTADGGHYYSFIKERNKSALQHDRWFLFNDAEVKPFDPSQIAAECFGGEMTSKTYDSVTEKYMDFSFEKTNSAYMLFYERRLPEHLKQRHSELLASPTASSRTTEATEKASALKDDEELTVKTDTDKSDDKETAENEKSNAKMTNIELNNSPSEKPDTSSSDAASIEPQASTSAAAATAASTKSTSEAAVKHTRMQIAILNKELEDWIWQDNRQFLQDRNIFEHTYFNFMWQICGHIPQTLLAQTDVTCMAAKLSVSFFIETFIHAKEKPTMVPWIELLTKQFNASQEACEWFLTHMSIEPWWPVQVLIQCPNQMVRQMFQRLVIHVIQRLRSSHAHLYLKTDTDDDGKEVMGNASCVTRFISSLILLMEHGAKAHLRHLSEFFGLLFEFSRMGDEETVFLLRINVIKSVADFYLGNKTQDCIDVGSDNDDNSSDEALSVDKTRPASLDKMIALVANLVERSRGQDFRLRLSTKDYNAIAGGKGFPFLYQQIKDNINPHQTKHLIHALCRWDDRLANQIITMLFSSVTKHTELCGPFFKLLTLLTETQGGPSGLPCFSQLVLQRVWDAAEYCPQSALDWLAFQAPKNKIAHAWILQSADNWVEQYLLAHNNSRVRNAAAYLLVSLVPSQPFRANFRTHSLHKLSAHVYRDLNSDAQIILHNIINLLLRLLRPARAYADIGVHGTTKLTTYFSLLSYCMVSKTEKLMIGPYMRALWDLFHPRLSEPSVPAHHNKHALLAFWHHSIVDCPENALIVANCHEITRNIAFNYILADHDDSEIVAYNRAMLPAYYGLLRLCCEQSRALTRQLAAHQNLQWAFKNITPHPTQYAAAVDELFKLMALFAARHPDASEQEQHEVSTFRRTTLSAYLTGLDARVSWGTLINALRILVDNDEDRLLVIYNGGIEMCFEALHTLHSMHHEATACHVSGDLQELLSELVLLLTTLRMSTRLDAPSAAASASKKQMQQQQQQQRLPDAVKRLATFLNTFNPPEICRLSLEVLKELVRNPSLDVTSILAPILINCHLSVANAPSNIGPLGPYFPRRGTKAPWPTMSKNTPRPPRPMVQMSIPHGEILQKGVDIEYDAQVEAFYRPYHDFLDVMMRMAVNTNQLNETLVKLSCLVAIEAAPLHFNLFPKFWVGIYNNKTTNKYAELLINNQYIVEYIHIILRDERVSLSDHYIRNFLEIYYPKISAQLPIARLLYTISYSMHSKEDLDDLCGDLFAIRVIAQCTGIPTSVRKQLRGSLKALLYKSSRYQEVAELEISQNRSKPKVANSSNAEKTPAKSDEEGSAKSPTVGANPKSSSPTPKSNDTKEATENVEMEVDSEADTNKCGKDVKNGVEAMETDKAPLGDSKDNGDNNVNKSDDSTVEKAESDAEHTAKKITEKTDKDETEEKETKNDEETKKSTTPTKNQPDAEDNTASGSQGSAPTTPSAAEQSKSIQKKPTEVRLYEEHEKRIKLLLTMETYIKSILVLMQRDECSTSPTPTIPSAGDDSEPTADVPEASCKRGTSIAVAPTTPSPSSGSAGNRTDSTPDKSDEKKLRCKEQNDAKAGDSSDGHNSPTKLHTSKAADKEERDLTANVSPIAATQPTTTTMNPTPTISAATAAALHSQQI